Proteins encoded together in one Mycobacterium sp. MS1601 window:
- a CDS encoding nucleoside deaminase, giving the protein MALNDLDVERLARCVELARAALDDGDEPFGSILVDADGHTLFEDRNRVKGGDATQHPEFAIARWAAENVAPVRRIRATVYTSGEHCPMCSAAHAWVGLGRIVYATSSQQLSKWLADWGAPPSPVAALPITTVAPRVVADGPAPQFEEEMKSLYEARFRP; this is encoded by the coding sequence GTGGCCCTGAACGACCTCGACGTCGAACGGCTGGCGCGGTGTGTCGAGCTGGCGCGTGCCGCGCTCGACGACGGGGACGAACCCTTCGGGTCCATCCTGGTCGACGCCGACGGACATACCCTTTTCGAGGACCGCAACCGCGTCAAGGGCGGCGACGCCACTCAACACCCGGAGTTCGCGATCGCCCGGTGGGCGGCCGAGAACGTCGCGCCGGTGCGTCGCATCAGGGCGACGGTGTACACCTCCGGTGAGCACTGCCCGATGTGTTCGGCTGCGCACGCGTGGGTTGGACTGGGACGCATCGTGTACGCCACATCGTCGCAGCAGCTTTCGAAGTGGCTTGCCGACTGGGGCGCTCCGCCGTCGCCGGTGGCCGCTCTACCCATCACCACCGTTGCACCTCGGGTCGTTGCCGACGGCCCCGCACCACAATTCGAGGAAGAGATGAAATCCCTCTACGAAGCCCGGTTCCGGCCATGA
- a CDS encoding DUF1810 domain-containing protein, producing the protein MSDPFQLQRFIDAQDPVYATVLAELRAGRKRTHWMWFVFPQLRTLGHSPTARHFGISDVAEARAYLAHPVLGPRLRECCRLAAAIEGRTAEQVFGFPDNLKLRSSATLFALCGDDAGDFNAVLDRFYDGQPDPETLRTALP; encoded by the coding sequence ATGTCCGATCCGTTCCAACTGCAACGGTTCATCGATGCGCAGGACCCGGTGTACGCCACGGTGCTGGCCGAACTGCGCGCTGGGCGAAAACGCACGCACTGGATGTGGTTCGTCTTTCCCCAGCTGCGCACGCTCGGACACAGCCCTACTGCACGGCATTTCGGCATCTCCGACGTGGCCGAGGCCCGTGCCTACCTGGCCCATCCGGTGCTGGGTCCGCGGCTGCGTGAATGCTGCCGTCTCGCCGCTGCCATCGAGGGCCGCACCGCTGAGCAGGTGTTCGGCTTTCCGGACAACCTCAAGTTGCGCAGCAGTGCGACCCTGTTCGCGCTGTGCGGCGACGACGCGGGTGACTTCAACGCCGTGCTGGACCGGTTCTACGACGGCCAGCCGGATCCGGAGACGCTACGGACAGCCCTGCCCTGA
- a CDS encoding nitroreductase family deazaflavin-dependent oxidoreductase, translating into MTELSPTEWVREQTERILEQGTTDGVEVLDRPIVLFTTTGAKSGKKRYVPLMRVEENGKYAMVASKGGDPKHPSWYFNVKNNPTVTVQDGDKVSTLTAREIEGDERAHWWELAVAAYPPYAEYQTKTDRLIPVFVLE; encoded by the coding sequence GTGACTGAACTGAGCCCCACGGAGTGGGTACGCGAGCAGACCGAACGAATCCTGGAACAGGGCACCACGGACGGAGTCGAGGTACTGGACCGCCCGATCGTGCTGTTCACCACTACCGGCGCCAAGTCCGGCAAGAAGCGCTACGTCCCGTTGATGCGGGTCGAAGAGAACGGCAAGTACGCCATGGTGGCGTCCAAGGGTGGTGACCCCAAGCACCCGTCGTGGTACTTCAACGTGAAGAACAACCCCACGGTGACCGTGCAGGACGGCGACAAGGTGTCCACACTCACCGCTCGCGAGATCGAAGGCGACGAGCGTGCCCACTGGTGGGAACTGGCCGTGGCGGCCTACCCGCCGTATGCCGAGTACCAGACCAAGACAGATCGCCTCATTCCGGTCTTCGTCCTGGAGTGA
- a CDS encoding tetratricopeptide repeat protein → MTTEAVGAEPYYDLGRYHRLVETPSAQAQLWFNRGLVWAFAFNHDEAISCFEKALSHDPRLSIARWGIAYAIGPNYNKAWEAFDPTDIAVSLARARMELQLAAEGHTTPAERGLIDALASRFPTDNPEDLDALAAGHTAYADAMVELSNAYPEDIDVQTLAADALVNVTAWALWDTRTGEPAPGSRVVEAKRILDAALATDAGKEHPGLLHIYIHTMEMSSHPEDALPAADLLRDLVPDAGHLQHMPTHIDVLCGDYRSSVVSNQSAVKADRKFVENQGPLNFYSLYRAHDLHFVVYSAMFSGQFRVALSAADELAAQLTPELLSIESPPMADWLEAFVPLRIHVLIRFGRWDDLIAEPLPEDVALYCTTAAMTHYGRGVAHAAKGQLAQAKAERDAFEAAYATVPDSRYLFNNTSRDILDVARAMLDGEIAYRERHYDLAFERLRKAIELDDELPYDEPWGWMQPTRHAYGALLLEQGHVAEAAKVYEADLGLDPTLARPCQHPNNLWSLHGYHECLTKLGRTAEAQIIGRQLDLAKARADVPITASCACRMNV, encoded by the coding sequence GCAGATATCACCGTCTAGTCGAAACCCCTTCTGCACAAGCACAATTGTGGTTCAACCGAGGACTGGTGTGGGCCTTTGCCTTCAATCACGATGAGGCGATCTCGTGCTTCGAGAAAGCACTCAGCCATGACCCCCGACTGTCCATCGCGCGGTGGGGTATTGCGTATGCCATCGGCCCCAACTACAACAAGGCGTGGGAGGCCTTCGACCCCACCGACATCGCCGTCTCGCTGGCCCGAGCCAGGATGGAGTTGCAACTGGCCGCCGAAGGTCACACCACGCCCGCCGAGCGCGGCCTTATCGACGCCCTGGCCAGCCGCTTTCCCACCGACAACCCCGAAGATCTCGACGCACTCGCAGCCGGGCACACTGCCTATGCAGACGCGATGGTGGAGCTGAGCAACGCCTACCCCGAGGACATCGACGTCCAGACATTGGCAGCCGACGCCTTGGTGAACGTCACCGCGTGGGCGCTGTGGGACACCCGCACCGGCGAGCCCGCACCCGGTTCACGGGTGGTCGAGGCCAAACGCATCCTGGACGCGGCTCTGGCCACCGATGCGGGCAAAGAGCACCCCGGACTGCTGCACATCTACATCCACACCATGGAGATGTCGTCTCACCCCGAAGACGCACTACCCGCTGCGGACCTACTCCGGGATCTGGTTCCCGACGCCGGGCACCTGCAGCACATGCCAACTCATATCGACGTGCTGTGCGGTGACTACCGCAGTTCGGTGGTGTCCAACCAGTCCGCGGTGAAAGCCGACCGCAAGTTCGTCGAAAACCAAGGGCCACTGAACTTCTACTCGCTCTACCGCGCCCACGACCTGCACTTCGTGGTGTATTCGGCGATGTTCAGCGGTCAGTTCCGGGTAGCACTGTCGGCGGCCGATGAACTGGCCGCACAACTGACACCGGAGTTGCTGTCCATCGAGTCGCCGCCCATGGCGGACTGGTTGGAAGCGTTTGTGCCGTTACGGATTCATGTCCTGATTCGCTTCGGTCGCTGGGATGACCTGATCGCCGAGCCGCTGCCCGAAGATGTCGCGCTGTACTGCACCACTGCAGCCATGACCCATTACGGCCGCGGGGTGGCGCACGCCGCCAAGGGCCAATTGGCGCAGGCCAAGGCCGAGCGGGATGCGTTCGAGGCCGCCTATGCAACCGTCCCCGACAGCCGGTATCTGTTCAACAACACCAGCCGCGACATCCTCGACGTCGCACGCGCAATGCTGGACGGTGAGATCGCCTACCGGGAGCGCCACTACGACCTCGCATTCGAACGTCTCAGAAAGGCAATCGAATTAGACGATGAACTTCCGTATGACGAACCCTGGGGGTGGATGCAGCCCACCCGGCACGCCTACGGTGCGCTGCTGCTGGAACAGGGACACGTGGCGGAAGCCGCGAAGGTGTACGAAGCGGATCTTGGGCTGGACCCCACCCTGGCCCGGCCCTGCCAGCACCCGAACAACCTCTGGAGCCTGCACGGCTACCACGAATGCCTCACCAAGCTGGGTCGCACCGCCGAAGCGCAGATCATCGGGCGCCAGCTGGACCTGGCCAAGGCCCGCGCCGACGTGCCGATCACCGCGTCGTGCGCGTGCCGGATGAACGTTTGA
- a CDS encoding adenylate/guanylate cyclase domain-containing protein translates to MTTPVGPLERRLLISRISIQSKLLVMLLLTSVLSAAVVGFIGYQSGRESLRTSVFDRLTEIRESQTRQLQAQFDDLKSSLVVYSRGSTATQAIQDFTAGFDQLATAPITPDQQRSIVDYYTEFAKNEAHEVGAPVDVEAISPKGNPALYLQSHYTTPFTDWNASIANDNAGDGSLWSATNARFNDFFREIVQRFEFEDALLIDPRGNVVYTAYKGVDLGSNVFTGPFRGGELTDAFEAAMRTNLLDYVGITDFGYYAPASEPTAWMMTPIGPQDRREGVMALQFPISKINRLMTVDQQWEQAGMGQTGETIIAGPDDLMRSDSRLFLQDPEAYQREAVEAGTPPDVVDTALRQHGTTLVQPIRTDAAQRAQRGERGTMVATDYLGHETLQAYAPVDIPELHWSVIAKIDTDEAFAPVSAFTRTLVLSTAAIIFVVCLAAMLFARLFVRPIRRLESGAQQISAGDYDIRLPVTSRDEFGDLTTAFNDMSRNLAIKDELLNEQRRENDRLLLTLMPEPVVARYREGEENIATDHQDVTVIFADIVGLSELSSGLTSEESLAIINRLVREFDAAAENLGIEQVRTLHNGYLASCGLNTPRLDNVRRTVDFAAEMERIIERFNGETDHNLSLRAGIDTGTVSTGLVGRSSLAYDMWGTAVDLAYRVQSGSPRPGVYVTSRVYDLMRSTTSFTSAGVVSVDGTDEPLWRLADHQ, encoded by the coding sequence ATGACCACACCGGTAGGCCCGCTGGAGCGACGGCTCCTGATCTCGCGGATCAGTATCCAGTCCAAATTGCTGGTGATGTTGTTGCTCACGAGCGTCCTGTCCGCGGCAGTGGTGGGGTTCATCGGATACCAGTCGGGACGGGAGTCGCTGCGCACCTCGGTGTTCGACCGGCTCACCGAGATCCGCGAATCCCAGACCCGTCAACTGCAGGCACAGTTCGACGACCTGAAGAGCTCACTGGTGGTGTACTCCCGCGGCTCGACGGCCACCCAGGCCATCCAGGACTTCACCGCCGGGTTCGACCAGTTGGCTACGGCCCCCATCACCCCTGATCAGCAACGCTCGATCGTCGACTACTACACCGAGTTCGCCAAGAACGAGGCGCACGAGGTCGGTGCGCCGGTGGATGTCGAGGCCATCTCCCCCAAAGGCAATCCGGCGCTGTACCTACAGTCGCACTACACCACGCCGTTCACCGACTGGAACGCCTCTATCGCCAACGACAACGCCGGCGACGGCAGCCTGTGGTCGGCCACCAACGCCCGCTTCAACGATTTCTTCCGGGAGATCGTGCAGCGCTTCGAGTTCGAGGACGCGCTGCTGATCGACCCCAGAGGCAATGTCGTCTACACCGCTTACAAGGGCGTCGACCTCGGTTCCAACGTGTTCACCGGCCCCTTCCGCGGCGGTGAACTGACCGACGCCTTCGAGGCGGCGATGCGCACCAATCTCCTGGACTATGTCGGCATCACCGACTTCGGCTACTACGCCCCCGCCAGCGAACCCACCGCCTGGATGATGACGCCCATAGGTCCGCAGGACCGCCGCGAGGGCGTGATGGCACTGCAGTTCCCCATCTCGAAGATCAACCGGCTGATGACCGTCGACCAGCAGTGGGAGCAGGCCGGTATGGGCCAGACCGGCGAGACCATCATCGCCGGACCCGACGATCTGATGCGCTCGGATTCCCGGCTGTTCCTGCAGGATCCCGAGGCCTACCAGCGTGAGGCAGTCGAGGCCGGCACGCCGCCGGATGTCGTCGACACCGCATTGCGCCAGCACGGCACCACCCTGGTGCAGCCCATCCGCACCGACGCCGCTCAGCGGGCGCAACGCGGGGAACGCGGCACCATGGTCGCCACGGACTACCTGGGCCATGAAACCCTGCAGGCTTACGCGCCGGTTGACATCCCGGAGCTGCACTGGAGTGTGATCGCGAAGATCGACACCGACGAGGCGTTTGCACCGGTGTCGGCGTTCACCCGCACCCTGGTGCTGTCCACCGCGGCCATCATCTTCGTGGTGTGTCTGGCAGCCATGCTGTTCGCTCGGCTGTTCGTCCGTCCCATCCGGCGGTTGGAGTCCGGTGCTCAGCAGATCAGCGCGGGTGACTACGACATCCGGCTACCGGTGACCTCGCGGGACGAATTCGGCGATCTGACGACGGCATTCAACGACATGAGCCGCAACCTTGCCATCAAGGACGAACTGCTCAACGAACAGCGCCGCGAGAACGACCGACTGCTGCTGACACTGATGCCCGAACCCGTGGTGGCACGCTACCGCGAGGGTGAGGAGAACATCGCCACCGACCATCAGGACGTGACGGTGATCTTCGCCGATATCGTCGGGCTGAGCGAGTTGTCGTCGGGCCTGACGTCGGAGGAGAGTCTGGCCATCATCAACCGGCTGGTGCGCGAATTCGACGCTGCCGCAGAGAATCTGGGCATCGAACAGGTGCGCACCCTGCACAACGGCTACCTGGCCAGCTGCGGGCTCAACACCCCGCGCCTGGACAACGTGCGCCGCACCGTCGACTTTGCCGCCGAGATGGAACGCATCATCGAACGGTTCAACGGCGAGACCGACCACAATCTGAGCCTGCGGGCCGGCATCGACACCGGCACCGTCAGTACAGGTCTGGTGGGTCGCTCCAGTCTGGCCTACGACATGTGGGGCACCGCAGTGGATCTGGCCTACCGCGTGCAGAGCGGGTCCCCTCGGCCCGGCGTGTATGTGACGTCGCGGGTGTATGACCTGATGCGCAGCACCACCAGCTTCACCTCCGCGGGTGTGGTGTCTGTCGACGGCACCGATGAACCTCTCTGGCGACTGGCCGACCACCAGTGA
- a CDS encoding alpha-amylase family glycosyl hydrolase, whose protein sequence is MTEAEWVKHAIWWQIYPLGFVGAYPADVAPGLEEHRLLRVIDWLDHAIALGASGIALGPVFASRTHGYDTTDHKRIDPRLGDDNDFDAVIQQAHERGLRVLLDGVFNHVGTDFPAYRAALDGDEEAARWFRGRPGRFHTFEGHGELITLNHNNPAVVDYIVDVMNHWLDRGADGWRLDAAYAVPQRFWAQVLPRVREAHPQAWFVGEVIHGDYVGMVSQAGFDAVTQYELWKAIWSSLNDGNFHELNWALRRHNDFLASFVPQTFIGNHDVTRIASKLERPEHVAHAAVLLMTLGGVPTIYAGDEFGFQGIKEDRAGGDDAVRPEFGVPPFPADAVGRDLFALHQFLIGLRRRHPWLHTARTTAVEVDNRGYVYETRGEDHALVVALNIDDAPLPVDVPGLVIAGSGAPPQERVQHTQVPPHGWLILEP, encoded by the coding sequence ATGACCGAAGCCGAGTGGGTGAAACACGCGATCTGGTGGCAGATCTACCCCCTCGGCTTCGTGGGCGCGTACCCCGCCGACGTAGCACCCGGCCTGGAGGAACACAGGCTGCTGCGGGTGATCGACTGGCTGGACCACGCAATTGCCCTCGGGGCCTCCGGCATCGCTCTGGGACCGGTATTCGCCTCTCGTACACACGGTTACGACACCACCGACCACAAGCGCATCGATCCGCGCCTGGGTGATGACAACGATTTCGACGCCGTCATCCAGCAGGCACACGAGCGCGGGCTGCGGGTGCTGCTCGACGGGGTGTTCAACCACGTCGGCACCGATTTCCCCGCCTACCGTGCGGCCCTGGACGGCGACGAAGAGGCGGCGCGCTGGTTCCGGGGGCGTCCGGGCCGATTCCACACCTTCGAAGGCCATGGTGAGCTGATCACCCTCAACCACAACAACCCGGCGGTGGTCGACTACATCGTCGACGTGATGAACCACTGGCTGGACCGGGGTGCCGACGGCTGGCGCCTGGACGCGGCCTACGCTGTACCACAACGGTTCTGGGCTCAGGTGTTGCCGCGGGTAAGGGAAGCGCACCCGCAGGCCTGGTTCGTCGGTGAGGTCATCCACGGCGACTACGTGGGCATGGTCTCCCAGGCCGGGTTCGACGCCGTCACTCAGTACGAACTCTGGAAAGCCATCTGGAGCAGCCTCAACGACGGCAACTTCCACGAACTCAACTGGGCGCTTCGACGCCACAACGACTTCCTGGCCTCGTTCGTACCGCAGACCTTCATCGGCAACCACGACGTCACCCGCATCGCCAGCAAGCTCGAGCGACCCGAACATGTGGCCCATGCCGCTGTGCTGCTGATGACCCTCGGCGGTGTGCCCACCATCTACGCCGGCGACGAATTCGGATTCCAGGGCATCAAGGAAGACCGAGCCGGCGGTGACGACGCGGTACGCCCGGAGTTCGGCGTTCCCCCGTTCCCAGCCGACGCGGTGGGCCGCGACCTGTTCGCCCTGCACCAGTTCCTGATCGGGCTGCGCCGCCGCCACCCCTGGCTGCATACGGCGCGGACCACCGCGGTGGAGGTCGACAACCGTGGTTATGTGTACGAAACCCGAGGCGAAGACCACGCACTGGTGGTGGCGCTGAACATCGACGACGCGCCGTTGCCCGTCGACGTGCCCGGGCTGGTGATCGCCGGTTCCGGCGCACCACCACAGGAACGCGTGCAGCACACGCAGGTGCCGCCGCACGGCTGGCTGATCTTGGAGCCCTGA